A window of the Blastopirellula sediminis genome harbors these coding sequences:
- a CDS encoding metallopeptidase family protein: MKPKLRQLFDTELEAVLAQLPAAIHEILEEVPLYVEDFPSLGLMKQLHIERRDELCGLYTGVALTERTSEDSGMLSDAVQIFREGIIAKTIDVAGEMNLEELRNQIRITILHELGHHHGLDEDDLHELGYG; encoded by the coding sequence ATGAAACCGAAATTACGCCAGCTGTTCGATACGGAATTAGAAGCCGTATTAGCCCAACTTCCCGCAGCGATCCACGAGATCCTGGAAGAAGTCCCTCTCTACGTCGAAGACTTTCCGTCCCTCGGCTTGATGAAGCAGCTGCACATCGAGCGCCGCGACGAACTATGCGGGCTTTATACCGGCGTCGCTCTCACGGAGCGAACCAGCGAGGATAGCGGCATGCTTTCGGACGCCGTCCAGATCTTCCGCGAGGGGATCATCGCCAAGACGATCGACGTCGCCGGCGAGATGAACCTGGAAGAGCTCCGTAACCAGATTCGGATCACGATCCTGCATGAGCTGGGTCATCATCACGGCCTGGATGAAGATGACCTGCACGAACTCGGTTACGGCTAG